One segment of Belonocnema kinseyi isolate 2016_QV_RU_SX_M_011 chromosome 7, B_treatae_v1, whole genome shotgun sequence DNA contains the following:
- the LOC117177192 gene encoding L-lactate dehydrogenase, whose protein sequence is MSSVKDQLLRTVTQPVATGKNKITVVGVGQVGMACAFSILTSHVSNDVVLIDVMANKLKGEMMDLQHGSSFLKNAKINSSTDYAATANSILCVVTAGARQHEDETRLDLVQRNTDIFKGIIPQLVKYSPNTILLIVSNPVDILTYVAWKLSGLSKNRVIGSGTNLDSARFRFLLSQRLNIAPTSCHGWVIGEHGDTSVPVWSGVNIAGVRLRDLNANIGTEKDEEKWNELHKQVVDSAYEVIKLKGYTSWAIGLSISNLASSILRNTNQVHAVSTMIKGLHGIQEEVFLSLPSTLGEDGVTHIVQQKLTDAETKLLHKSAKAMQDVQQNLKF, encoded by the exons ATGTCTTCTGTAAAGGATCAATTATTGCGCACTGTCACGCAGCCAGTTGCGACTGGCAAGAATAAAATCACGGTTGTTGGCGTTGGCCAGGTTGGGATGGCCTGTGCATTCAGCATATTAACGAGC CACGTATCTAACGATGTCGTTTTAATAGACGTGATGGCTAATAAGTTAAAAGGTGAAATGATGGATCTCCAACACGGAAGTTCATTtctaaaaaatgctaaaataaattcAAGCACAGACTACGCAGCAACTGCAAATTCGATCCTTTGCGTCGTTACAGCTGGTGCTCGCCAACATGAAGATGAAACTCGTTTGGATCTGGTTCAAAGGAACActgatatttttaaaggaataattccCCAGCTAGTGAAATACAGTCCAAACACAATTCTTTTGATTGTTTCAAATCCAGTAGATATACTGACTTATGTAGCTTGGAAGCTCTCTGGATTGTCTAAAAATCGAGTTATTGGAAGCGGCACTAATTTAGATTCTGCACGATTCAGATTTCTACTCTCTCAGCGATTAAACATTGCACCTACTTCCTGCCATGGATGGGTTATTGGAGAGCACGGTGATACAAGTG TTCCCGTTTGGTCTGGAGTTAACATTGCTGGGGTTAGACTGCGTGATTTGAATGCAAATATCGGAACGGAAAAAGATGAAGAAAAGTGGAACGAACTTCACAAACAGGTGGTTGACAGTGCATACGAAGTGATCAAACTTAAAGGTTACACTTCCTGGGCTATTGGTCTCAGCATTTCAAATCTCGCTTCGTCCATTCTGAGGAATACGAATCAAGTTCATGCTGTATCTACCATGAttaag GGACTTCACGGAATTCAGGAGGAAGTATTCCTTTCATTGCCCTCTACCTTGGGTGAAGATGGTGTCACTCACATTGTTCAGCAAAAGTTGACAGACGCAGAGACTAAACTTCTTCACAAATCTGCAAAGGCCATGCAAGACGTACAGCAGAATCTGAAATTCTAA
- the LOC117176213 gene encoding uncharacterized protein LOC117176213, producing MKKKTLDLEMLQEDRNGELEDDSLIGNYSLESENSADTVLLTSEEGVRKVGRFSSLHQGYELTDKTERVSLPEKGELLIRPVETAQPSTSAIPKSTSCAIESTPAIFPRKERVEPLRRENDNDGSPVHRGPQMNERAAQPRNQPLRRHIENNGSPVHHRPQMTQRVTQPRYEPLRRQIENNGSPVHRGPQLNQRDPQPRYVSEDEN from the exons atgaaaaaaaaaacattggattTAGAAATGTTACAAGAAGATAGAAACG GTGAGTTAGAAGATGACTCTCTCATTGGAAATTATAGTTTGGAATCAGAAAATTCTGCTGATACTGTTTTATTAACCTCAGAAGAGGGGGTCAGAAAAGTTGGGCGTTTCAGCAGTTTGCATCAGGGATATGAACTAACAGACAAAACTGAAAGAGTTTCACTTCCAGAAAAGGGTGAACTGCTAATTCGCCCAGTAGAGACTGCCCAACCCAGCACTTCAGCGATTCCAAAAAGTACTTCGTGTGCAATAGAAAGTACACCAGCGATTTTTCCCCGAAAAGAAAGAGTCGAGCCCTTACGAAGAGAGAATGATAATGATGGATCACCTGTGCACCGTGGACCTCAAATGAACGAGAGAGCTGCTCAACCACGTAACCAGCCCCTGCGAAGACACATTGAGAATAATGGTTCACCTGTGCACCATAGACCTCAGATGACCCAGAGAGTTACCCAACCACGTTACGAACCCCTGCGaagacaaattgaaaataatggttCACCTGTGCATCGCGGACCTCAATTGAACCAGCGAGATCCCCAACCGCGTTACGTTTCTGaagacgaaaattaa